Proteins co-encoded in one Halorussus vallis genomic window:
- a CDS encoding cupin domain-containing protein, which yields MALDRYPDLHPEAGEVLDEELAVTDDVLVKAFALGPGAELSAHDHPDATNVFHVLEGTVTVIQGDDEEEISAPGVVLHERGEIHGARNDGDETAVLTASLCPLPS from the coding sequence ATGGCGCTCGACCGCTACCCAGACCTACACCCCGAAGCGGGCGAAGTCCTCGACGAGGAGTTGGCCGTGACCGACGACGTGCTCGTGAAGGCGTTCGCGCTCGGCCCGGGCGCGGAACTGTCGGCCCACGACCACCCGGACGCGACCAACGTCTTCCACGTGCTGGAGGGCACCGTCACCGTGATTCAGGGCGACGACGAGGAGGAGATCTCCGCGCCGGGCGTCGTGCTCCACGAGCGCGGGGAGATCCACGGCGCGCGCAACGACGGCGACGAGACGGCGGTGCTGACCGCGAGCCTCTGTCCACTTCCGTCGTGA
- a CDS encoding threonine--tRNA ligase, with amino-acid sequence MRLLFVHSDHLEFETTTEAGEGLGETEGVPMAGRMEDCVTVFVSVESADAADLDAVAENAADELRDVAGQLNTRKVVLYPYAHLSDDLADPDSAKAVLRRLESLLDGEFEVLRAPFGWYKAFEVACKGHPLSELSRHVTPERADEEEAAERAPSEWLLAFPDGETVDPVAARDEDDRVSDDMRAFVASEVEGETASPGERPPHVDLMAEKELVGYDELSDVGNLRWYPRGKLVRDSLMEWVTDLVVDYGGMPVETPVMYDLGVRAVREHSEKFGERQYRFDSGDRRMMLRFAACFGQFSIMRDMHVSENDLPLRIYEMSTYSFRREQKGEVMGLKRQRAFTMPDMHTATRDMDEARAELERQAKLSLRASEALGLDYQPAIRVTREFYDENEAWVEGLVSELGKPALVEVLPERHHYWSAKVDFAAIDGLGRPIENPTVQIDVESAERFGIEYSDGEASHRPPILHYSPSGGIERVLAALLEEAAKMDVPRLPTWLSPTQVRFVPVGEEHVDYCDALVADLESEGVRADVDERDETVGKRIARAETDWVPYYAVVGDRELEDDEDVLGVNVRAEEVEREMPFEELVETVSEEIEGLSRRSRYLPKHVSRHPHFTGR; translated from the coding sequence ATGCGACTGCTGTTCGTCCACTCCGACCACCTCGAGTTCGAAACCACGACCGAAGCGGGCGAGGGTCTGGGCGAAACCGAGGGCGTCCCGATGGCGGGCCGGATGGAGGACTGCGTGACCGTCTTCGTGAGCGTCGAGTCGGCCGACGCGGCCGACCTCGACGCGGTGGCCGAGAACGCCGCCGACGAACTCCGCGACGTGGCGGGGCAGTTGAACACTCGGAAGGTCGTCCTCTACCCCTACGCCCACCTGAGCGACGACCTCGCCGACCCCGACAGCGCCAAGGCGGTCCTCCGGCGGCTCGAATCGCTCCTCGACGGCGAGTTCGAGGTACTGCGCGCGCCCTTCGGCTGGTACAAGGCCTTCGAGGTGGCGTGCAAGGGCCACCCGCTCTCGGAGCTCTCCCGGCACGTCACGCCCGAGCGCGCCGACGAGGAGGAGGCCGCCGAGCGTGCGCCGAGCGAGTGGTTGCTTGCGTTTCCGGACGGCGAAACCGTCGACCCCGTCGCCGCCAGGGACGAAGACGACCGGGTGAGCGACGACATGCGGGCGTTCGTCGCGAGCGAAGTCGAGGGCGAAACCGCGAGTCCGGGCGAGCGGCCCCCGCACGTCGACCTCATGGCCGAGAAGGAACTCGTCGGCTACGACGAACTCAGCGACGTGGGCAACCTCCGGTGGTACCCCCGCGGGAAACTCGTCCGGGATTCGCTGATGGAGTGGGTCACCGACCTCGTGGTCGACTACGGCGGGATGCCGGTCGAGACGCCGGTCATGTACGACCTCGGCGTGCGGGCCGTCCGCGAACACTCCGAGAAGTTCGGCGAGCGCCAGTACCGCTTCGACTCGGGCGACCGCCGGATGATGTTGCGGTTCGCGGCTTGCTTCGGGCAGTTCTCCATCATGCGGGACATGCACGTCTCGGAGAACGACCTCCCGCTGCGCATCTACGAGATGTCGACCTACTCGTTCCGGCGCGAGCAGAAGGGCGAGGTGATGGGGCTGAAACGCCAGCGCGCGTTCACCATGCCCGACATGCACACCGCGACGAGGGACATGGACGAAGCCCGCGCGGAACTCGAACGCCAGGCCAAACTCTCGCTGCGCGCGAGCGAGGCGCTCGGCCTCGACTACCAGCCCGCGATTCGGGTCACCCGCGAGTTCTACGACGAGAATGAGGCGTGGGTCGAGGGACTCGTCTCGGAGTTGGGCAAGCCCGCGCTCGTCGAAGTTCTCCCCGAGCGTCACCACTACTGGTCGGCGAAGGTGGACTTCGCCGCCATCGACGGACTCGGCCGCCCCATCGAGAATCCCACGGTCCAGATCGACGTCGAGAGCGCCGAGCGCTTCGGCATCGAGTACAGCGACGGCGAAGCGTCCCACCGCCCACCTATCCTCCACTACTCGCCGTCGGGCGGTATCGAGCGCGTGTTGGCCGCCCTGCTGGAGGAGGCCGCGAAGATGGACGTGCCGCGCCTGCCGACGTGGCTCTCGCCCACCCAGGTCCGGTTCGTCCCGGTCGGCGAGGAGCACGTCGACTACTGCGACGCGCTCGTCGCCGACCTCGAAAGCGAGGGCGTCCGGGCCGACGTGGACGAGCGCGACGAGACGGTCGGCAAGCGCATCGCGCGCGCCGAAACCGACTGGGTGCCCTACTACGCGGTGGTCGGTGACCGGGAACTCGAAGACGACGAGGACGTGCTGGGCGTGAACGTCCGTGCCGAGGAGGTCGAGCGCGAGATGCCCTTCGAGGAACTGGTCGAAACGGTATCGGAGGAAATCGAAGGTCTGTCGCGGCGGTCGCGCTACCTCCCGAAGCACGTCAGCCGCCACCCGCACTTCACCGGTCGGTGA
- a CDS encoding MBL fold metallo-hydrolase, with translation MATKTTATEATELGEGVWWFDLGGVNSYLVEDGDDLVLVDAGTPRDADAIAAGVRETGHAVQDVARVLVTHYDLDHVGALSRLDLSAPVYVGRPDAYVLAGRTRPNWRNHKGLLQRVSQSFVSPPDLPIRPVSDGDEVGGFTAYHTPGHSPGHLAWVAEDPSAAFLGDLVREKDGRLEASPWVMSYDPAEVKRSVRRLADGVPDFEVAAMGHGTPIMRNGSARLRELASRV, from the coding sequence ATGGCGACGAAAACGACCGCGACTGAGGCGACCGAACTCGGCGAAGGCGTCTGGTGGTTCGACCTCGGGGGCGTCAACAGCTACCTCGTCGAGGACGGCGACGACCTGGTGCTCGTCGACGCCGGGACGCCCCGAGACGCCGACGCCATCGCGGCGGGCGTCCGCGAAACCGGCCACGCCGTCCAGGACGTCGCCCGCGTGCTAGTAACGCACTACGACCTCGACCACGTGGGCGCACTGTCGAGACTCGACCTCTCGGCGCCGGTGTACGTCGGCCGCCCGGACGCCTACGTGCTGGCCGGCCGGACCCGCCCGAACTGGCGCAACCACAAGGGCCTGCTCCAGCGGGTCAGCCAGTCGTTCGTCTCGCCGCCCGACCTGCCGATTCGCCCGGTTTCGGACGGCGACGAGGTGGGGGGTTTCACGGCCTACCACACGCCGGGCCACTCGCCGGGCCACCTCGCGTGGGTCGCCGAGGACCCGAGCGCGGCGTTCCTCGGCGACCTCGTGCGCGAGAAGGACGGCCGCCTCGAAGCTTCGCCGTGGGTGATGAGCTACGACCCCGCCGAAGTCAAGCGGAGCGTCAGGCGGCTTGCCGACGGGGTGCCGGACTTCGAGGTCGCCGCGATGGGCCACGGGACGCCGATAATGCGGAACGGGAGTGCGAGACTGCGGGAGTTGGCGAGTCGGGTGTAG